A window of the Desulforapulum autotrophicum HRM2 genome harbors these coding sequences:
- a CDS encoding cold-shock protein: protein MAEGIVKWFNDSKGFGFIEQENGPDVYVHHTGINSTSFKPLSQGDRVSFEIENGQKGTVAVNVTVL from the coding sequence ATGGCTGAAGGCATCGTAAAATGGTTTAATGACTCAAAGGGCTTTGGTTTTATTGAGCAGGAAAACGGTCCGGATGTATATGTCCATCATACGGGTATAAATTCAACGAGTTTCAAACCCCTGAGCCAGGGAGACCGGGTTTCGTTTGAGATTGAAAATGGACAGAAAGGGACTGTTGCAGTTAATGTAACCGTTCTGTAG
- a CDS encoding YihY/virulence factor BrkB family protein — MKRLSVRIKKKLTDPAQLRKELKAFATRVFLTVVAAVKGFQKDNCMLRASALTFYTLLSIVPVMAMAFGIAKGFGFETMLRKEILLRLAGHEEAAQRIIDFSGTLLAETKGGVMAAVGVIFLAWAVVKMLGHMEDAFNTIWWIKKGRTLVRKFSDYLGLLFVAPLLLILSGSTTVFILTRLKVFFEATGGVVFVEPFVFFFVKLLPFFTIWILFFFLYMFMPNKKVDIRAAVMGALIAGGVYQMGQMIYFRFQVGVSHYNAIYGSFAALPLFLIWLQASWVLLLLGAEIAFVWEGRRSLNEKEGAYEQMSMRTRKILCLGIVLVCVQRFSRGLKAPSDSEIAQELEIALGVVRMLLDDLVECNILAEITTPSGDRFQPAMDLEFMTVMTVINALEVHGETEVEIPGTMEFEALTHAVDLLSGAVSNAHGDRRLKDI, encoded by the coding sequence ATGAAAAGGCTCTCTGTTCGGATAAAAAAGAAGCTGACTGACCCTGCGCAATTGAGAAAAGAGCTCAAGGCGTTTGCTACAAGGGTCTTTCTCACTGTTGTTGCCGCAGTTAAGGGGTTTCAAAAGGACAACTGCATGCTCAGGGCATCGGCCCTTACTTTCTACACCCTTCTTTCCATTGTTCCTGTCATGGCCATGGCCTTTGGTATTGCCAAAGGCTTCGGGTTTGAAACGATGCTGAGAAAGGAAATCCTGTTACGGCTTGCCGGCCATGAGGAAGCGGCCCAGCGGATCATTGACTTTTCAGGAACGCTCCTGGCCGAGACAAAGGGCGGGGTTATGGCGGCCGTTGGAGTGATTTTTCTGGCCTGGGCCGTGGTCAAGATGCTCGGTCACATGGAGGATGCCTTCAATACCATCTGGTGGATCAAGAAAGGCCGCACCCTGGTGCGAAAGTTCAGTGATTATCTGGGGCTTCTTTTTGTCGCCCCGCTGTTGTTGATTCTTTCCGGAAGTACAACCGTATTTATTCTCACTCGTTTGAAGGTCTTTTTTGAAGCTACCGGAGGGGTGGTTTTTGTGGAACCCTTTGTCTTTTTCTTTGTCAAGCTCCTCCCTTTTTTTACGATATGGATTCTCTTTTTTTTCCTCTATATGTTCATGCCCAATAAAAAGGTAGATATCAGGGCTGCCGTCATGGGCGCTTTGATTGCAGGCGGTGTATACCAGATGGGGCAGATGATCTATTTTCGTTTCCAGGTGGGCGTGTCCCACTACAATGCCATTTATGGTAGTTTTGCAGCACTTCCCCTGTTTCTTATCTGGCTCCAGGCCAGCTGGGTTCTCCTTCTTCTGGGAGCAGAAATTGCCTTTGTATGGGAGGGCCGAAGGTCCTTGAATGAAAAGGAGGGGGCCTATGAACAGATGAGCATGCGAACCCGAAAAATCCTCTGTTTAGGGATAGTCCTTGTCTGTGTTCAGCGTTTTTCCAGGGGATTGAAAGCGCCCTCGGACAGTGAGATTGCACAAGAGCTTGAAATTGCACTGGGGGTGGTCAGGATGCTGCTGGACGATCTTGTTGAATGTAATATTCTGGCCGAGATCACGACCCCATCTGGAGACAGGTTTCAGCCTGCCATGGATCTGGAATTCATGACCGTGATGACGGTGATTAATGCATTGGAGGTCCATGGGGAGACCGAGGTTGAAATTCCTGGAACCATGGAGTTTGAGGCACTCACCCATGCCGTGGATCTTCTTAGCGGGGCGGTTTCAAATGCTCATGGAGATCGCCGACTCAAGGATATTTAA
- a CDS encoding DUF2914 domain-containing protein: MTNQRPITAMTDFDPSKILHSHFNVPQIKRFAIHFICGAILLLSCTRVGLADTEKNTLKLVHAVMCEEIENYLPVYPAVVFSIAQEKIICFTTFDPVPETMDIFHKWYKRDHLVSLAKLTLKPPKWSSFSSMQLRNLDKGPWRVDIENADGLILKTLRFSISD; the protein is encoded by the coding sequence TTGACAAACCAGAGACCCATTACAGCCATGACCGACTTTGATCCATCAAAAATACTGCATTCCCACTTTAACGTCCCGCAGATCAAACGATTTGCCATTCATTTCATCTGTGGGGCAATACTACTTTTGTCGTGTACCAGAGTCGGTCTTGCCGACACTGAAAAAAACACATTGAAACTTGTCCATGCAGTCATGTGTGAAGAGATTGAGAATTATCTTCCCGTCTATCCTGCCGTGGTCTTTTCCATTGCCCAGGAAAAAATCATCTGTTTTACCACCTTTGATCCCGTGCCGGAAACAATGGATATTTTTCACAAGTGGTACAAAAGAGACCACCTGGTATCACTGGCCAAACTCACCCTGAAGCCTCCAAAATGGTCTTCGTTCTCCAGCATGCAACTCAGAAACCTTGACAAAGGACCCTGGCGGGTCGACATCGAGAATGCAGACGGACTTATACTTAAAACCCTTCGTTTCAGTATCTCAGACTAA
- a CDS encoding AMP-binding protein has protein sequence MDMSHQTCGIYGIHDIFKRNARLFPDQTAAKDKHDTLTHKALLSRVNTLAWGLSAVGISKGDTIAILSMNRNDYLTVYGSAAALGAIVVPINWRLSDKEIDYILDDSNAQILFADKIHAGRCMFKGRQICFDNETPASFQPFQELLSPKGPSFTPQSTAGKNDPFCLLYTAAVAGAPRGAVLSHDNIITSNLQTALTMGITQTDRYLNMLPLFHITGINLAFTTLQMGGSNVVMEKFNPEEALALIESERITLMASFPPILTTLTQRLIDSPVDVSSLKNITGIDSPENIQAFTRISGSRFWVLYGQCETSGFVTLSDSEDRPGSAGREAMISRLAILDENDKESPPDTLGEIGVRGPLVFQGFWNKGKLDCATFKNGWHHTGDLGQIDPEGFLWFKGRKPEKELIKPGGENVYPAEVEAVIQTHPGIKENCVIGVPDPKFGEGIKAVCVLNTSTAVTAQDLIEFVGERIARYKKPRQVVFVDSLPRDANGNIDRNKVKAL, from the coding sequence ATGGACATGTCCCATCAGACCTGTGGCATCTACGGCATCCATGACATCTTCAAAAGGAATGCACGCCTTTTTCCAGACCAAACCGCTGCAAAGGACAAACACGACACCCTGACCCACAAAGCCCTTCTCTCCAGGGTCAACACCCTTGCCTGGGGACTTTCAGCCGTTGGCATCTCAAAGGGCGACACCATCGCCATCCTTTCCATGAACAGAAATGACTACCTCACCGTCTATGGCAGTGCCGCAGCCCTGGGCGCCATTGTGGTACCCATAAACTGGCGCCTGTCAGACAAAGAGATCGACTATATCCTGGACGATTCAAACGCACAAATCCTGTTTGCAGACAAAATCCACGCAGGCAGGTGTATGTTCAAGGGTAGACAGATCTGCTTTGACAATGAAACCCCTGCATCTTTTCAACCCTTTCAGGAACTTTTAAGCCCCAAAGGTCCCTCCTTTACCCCCCAAAGCACTGCCGGAAAAAACGATCCCTTTTGTCTGCTCTATACGGCAGCAGTGGCAGGGGCACCAAGGGGCGCAGTTTTGTCCCACGACAACATCATCACAAGCAATCTCCAGACCGCTCTTACCATGGGCATCACCCAGACAGACAGATACCTGAACATGCTGCCGCTCTTCCACATCACGGGAATAAACCTTGCCTTTACCACATTGCAGATGGGAGGAAGCAACGTGGTCATGGAAAAATTTAACCCGGAAGAGGCCCTGGCCCTGATTGAAAGCGAACGAATCACCCTCATGGCAAGTTTCCCCCCCATTTTGACAACCCTGACCCAACGGCTCATTGATTCACCAGTGGATGTTTCCTCCCTGAAAAACATCACGGGAATTGATTCACCTGAAAACATCCAGGCCTTCACCCGGATAAGCGGCTCCCGCTTCTGGGTTCTCTATGGTCAATGTGAGACATCGGGCTTTGTCACCCTGTCAGACAGCGAAGATCGTCCGGGATCAGCCGGAAGGGAGGCAATGATATCAAGGCTTGCAATTCTCGATGAAAATGATAAAGAATCCCCTCCAGACACCCTGGGAGAGATCGGTGTCCGGGGACCGCTTGTTTTCCAGGGATTCTGGAACAAGGGCAAACTGGATTGCGCCACATTTAAGAACGGCTGGCACCACACAGGCGACCTGGGACAGATCGATCCAGAGGGCTTTCTCTGGTTTAAGGGCAGAAAACCGGAAAAAGAACTCATAAAGCCAGGGGGAGAAAACGTTTACCCGGCCGAGGTAGAAGCCGTAATACAGACCCATCCGGGAATAAAAGAAAATTGTGTCATAGGTGTTCCTGACCCGAAATTCGGGGAGGGCATCAAGGCTGTCTGCGTGTTAAACACGAGCACGGCAGTCACGGCACAAGACCTGATTGAATTTGTGGGCGAAAGGATTGCAAGATACAAAAAGCCCAGACAGGTCGTTTTTGTTGATTCCCTGCCCAGGGATGCAAACGGCAACATCGACAGAAACAAGGTAAAAGCGCTTTAG
- a CDS encoding DEAD/DEAH box helicase — MSFEIFGLRAELLRAVAAEGYKEPTPIQDQAIPVVLRGEDVLAGAQTGTGKTAAFALPILEMLSKTSKRTYTPRCLVLAPTRELAAQVQASFESLGRSLHLRSTVVFGGVGIQPQIDKLKKGVDILVATPGRLLDHAGRRTLDLSKVEILVLDEADRMLDMGFIHDIKKVLKLLPGKRQNLLFSATYSTEIKRFADGLLNNPKIIEVSASNKAADGVTQAVYPVQKTKKRELLSTLIRNENWTKVLVFTRTKHGANRLTKQLITDGIKAAAIHGNKSQSTRTRALADFKNGSIKALVATDIAARGLDIDMLPHVVNYDLPNVPEDYVHRIGRTGRAGATGIALSLVCSDEQKQLKEIQRLLKHNIPVKTMDGFFQVQETPAKPAEFRNKRPAGQNRSAQYRR, encoded by the coding sequence ATGTCATTTGAAATTTTTGGCCTCAGGGCTGAACTGTTACGTGCCGTTGCGGCCGAAGGCTACAAAGAACCCACACCCATCCAGGACCAAGCCATCCCCGTTGTCCTAAGGGGAGAAGACGTGCTTGCAGGAGCCCAGACAGGCACGGGAAAAACCGCAGCCTTTGCTCTTCCCATCCTTGAGATGCTCAGCAAAACCAGCAAACGCACATACACCCCGCGGTGCCTGGTACTTGCACCAACTCGGGAACTTGCAGCCCAGGTCCAGGCCAGCTTTGAAAGCCTTGGCCGATCTCTCCATCTTCGGTCCACCGTTGTTTTCGGTGGTGTCGGCATTCAGCCCCAGATAGACAAACTCAAAAAAGGCGTCGACATCCTTGTTGCAACACCTGGCAGACTCCTTGACCATGCCGGACGAAGGACCCTGGATCTATCCAAGGTGGAAATTCTTGTCCTGGACGAAGCCGACCGGATGCTGGACATGGGATTTATCCACGACATTAAAAAGGTGTTAAAACTTCTGCCCGGGAAAAGACAGAACCTGCTCTTTTCCGCAACCTATTCGACCGAAATAAAACGATTTGCCGACGGCCTTCTCAACAACCCCAAGATCATTGAAGTTTCGGCATCCAACAAGGCTGCAGACGGAGTTACCCAAGCAGTTTATCCGGTTCAAAAGACAAAGAAACGAGAACTGCTCTCCACCTTGATCAGGAATGAAAACTGGACCAAGGTACTGGTATTCACCCGCACAAAACACGGTGCAAACCGGTTAACAAAACAGCTTATCACAGATGGAATCAAGGCTGCCGCCATACATGGCAACAAGAGCCAGTCCACCCGGACCCGGGCCCTTGCCGACTTCAAGAATGGAAGCATCAAAGCCCTTGTGGCGACTGACATTGCAGCAAGGGGACTTGATATTGACATGCTTCCCCATGTGGTCAACTACGATCTTCCCAACGTACCAGAGGATTATGTCCACAGAATTGGACGGACAGGTAGAGCCGGCGCCACCGGCATCGCCCTTTCCCTTGTTTGCAGTGACGAGCAGAAACAGCTCAAAGAGATCCAGAGACTTCTCAAACACAACATCCCGGTAAAAACCATGGACGGCTTTTTCCAGGTACAGGAGACTCCAGCCAAGCCCGCCGAGTTCCGCAACAAAAGGCCGGCCGGGCAAAACAGATCCGCCCAGTACCGTCGTTAA
- a CDS encoding dodecin family protein, with the protein MENSVYKIIEVVGMSEKSWEDAAKAAIATVDNSVRDIRVAEVIMMDMRLEANRIVAYRTKLKVSFKLEN; encoded by the coding sequence ATGGAAAACAGTGTATACAAAATCATCGAAGTCGTAGGGATGTCTGAGAAATCCTGGGAAGACGCTGCAAAAGCTGCCATCGCAACCGTGGACAACTCCGTAAGGGACATTCGTGTTGCCGAGGTCATCATGATGGACATGCGCCTGGAGGCCAACAGAATTGTGGCCTATCGCACGAAATTAAAGGTTTCTTTTAAACTTGAGAATTAG
- a CDS encoding HDOD domain-containing protein, which produces MKSDSPSVVQKKILALIKRGDTNLPALPVIITQILRAASNPKTSTEELAAIISHDPGITHQLLKLANSVYYGQRTTVDSIKRSISVIGFDEVIGITLGMKLLSTFADKTTGLTLDMKALWIHSIGTATAAKDIATRTNTAIAKKIFIPGLLHDMGKVIFSLFFKDEYKMVRELAMERQDTLYRVEPSVFGMDHAILAGLLMRRWQFPDNILYPCRFHHNPEASPVAYRHHALIVNMAEYLCHKAHIGHSGNPVPVAVVNAAKKTGLNENTLRLIVEMLIKKEEQIKEFFEITTDF; this is translated from the coding sequence ATGAAGAGTGATTCACCATCAGTCGTCCAAAAAAAGATCCTCGCCTTAATAAAACGGGGGGATACCAACCTGCCCGCCCTTCCGGTAATCATAACCCAGATCCTCAGGGCTGCGTCCAATCCAAAGACGTCCACCGAAGAGCTTGCAGCGATCATCTCCCATGATCCGGGAATCACCCATCAACTGCTGAAACTTGCCAATTCCGTCTACTATGGACAGAGAACAACGGTGGATTCCATAAAGAGATCCATCTCGGTCATCGGTTTTGATGAGGTCATCGGCATTACCCTTGGAATGAAACTATTGTCGACATTTGCAGATAAAACCACGGGCCTGACCCTGGACATGAAGGCCCTGTGGATACACTCCATTGGAACAGCCACGGCAGCCAAGGACATTGCAACCCGCACCAACACGGCCATTGCCAAAAAAATCTTCATACCCGGGCTTCTCCACGACATGGGCAAGGTTATCTTTTCCCTCTTCTTCAAGGACGAATATAAAATGGTGAGGGAGTTGGCCATGGAGAGGCAGGATACACTCTACCGGGTTGAACCTTCTGTTTTCGGCATGGATCATGCCATTCTTGCCGGACTTCTCATGCGGCGGTGGCAATTTCCTGACAACATCCTCTATCCCTGCAGGTTCCACCACAACCCCGAAGCTTCCCCGGTGGCTTACCGTCACCACGCCCTTATCGTCAACATGGCCGAGTATCTGTGCCACAAGGCCCACATCGGCCACAGCGGCAACCCGGTACCAGTGGCAGTGGTCAATGCCGCCAAGAAGACAGGTCTCAATGAGAATACCCTCAGACTTATTGTCGAAATGCTGATCAAAAAAGAAGAACAGATCAAAGAATTTTTTGAGATCACCACCGACTTTTAA
- a CDS encoding NAD-dependent epimerase/dehydratase family protein, which yields MGHTDHERVLVTGGGGFLGRAIVRQLKMAGDVVTSFSRQSYRELDDLGVRQIQGDLADPQALKQAFTGVDTVFHVAAKPGIWGDFDDYFRVNVTGTENVIQACVRNRVKRLVYTSSPSVVFDGNHMEGVDESVDYPGRFHAPYPETKAIAEQLVRRADGVLTIALRPHLIWGPGDNHLFPGIIRRAGRLRRIGDGTNRVDTIYVDNAARAHILARDALKRNPTLSGNVYFISQDEPVLLWEMVDTFLDVAGFGPVKKTISPGTAFFIGRSLEFFYRLFAVKQEPPMTGFAAKELATSHWFDISRAKQDLGYLPLISTEEGLSRLRQWVSSGEEK from the coding sequence GTGGGGCATACAGACCATGAACGTGTTCTTGTCACAGGGGGGGGCGGTTTCCTTGGCAGGGCCATTGTGCGGCAGTTGAAGATGGCAGGTGATGTTGTGACCAGCTTCTCCAGGCAGTCTTACCGCGAACTTGATGACCTTGGTGTTCGCCAGATCCAGGGAGACCTTGCTGACCCCCAGGCCCTAAAACAGGCCTTTACAGGCGTTGATACCGTGTTCCATGTGGCTGCAAAACCCGGCATATGGGGGGATTTTGACGACTATTTCAGGGTCAATGTCACAGGAACCGAGAATGTGATCCAGGCCTGCGTTAGAAACAGGGTGAAACGGCTTGTTTACACAAGCTCCCCGAGTGTTGTATTTGACGGAAATCACATGGAAGGTGTGGACGAGAGTGTGGACTATCCAGGCCGGTTTCATGCGCCCTATCCTGAAACCAAGGCCATTGCTGAACAGCTTGTGCGAAGGGCTGATGGGGTTCTCACCATTGCTTTAAGGCCCCACCTCATCTGGGGGCCGGGGGACAACCACCTCTTTCCAGGGATCATCCGGCGTGCCGGGCGGCTGAGGAGAATAGGCGACGGAACCAACAGGGTTGACACCATCTATGTGGATAATGCGGCCCGTGCCCATATTCTTGCCCGGGATGCCCTGAAGAGAAACCCAACCCTTTCTGGAAATGTTTACTTTATCAGTCAGGACGAACCTGTTCTTTTGTGGGAGATGGTTGATACCTTTCTTGATGTGGCAGGATTTGGCCCGGTCAAGAAAACGATTTCCCCGGGCACAGCCTTTTTTATTGGCCGTAGTCTTGAGTTCTTTTACCGATTGTTTGCCGTGAAGCAGGAGCCACCCATGACCGGATTTGCCGCAAAGGAGCTTGCCACCTCCCACTGGTTTGACATATCAAGGGCAAAACAGGATCTTGGTTATCTGCCGCTCATATCAACAGAGGAGGGGCTTTCCCGCCTCAGGCAATGGGTCAGTTCGGGTGAAGAAAAATGA
- a CDS encoding diadenylate cyclase has protein sequence MDTITNIISGLRWQDLFDILFNSYVLFRLYVLFRGTNVIRVLIVISLLWFVQQTALAMGLIITSWAIQGIITIGAFVIIIVFRNEISSVLQTKSFKSFFWGIPRHQFQTPVSIIVESVYELSRRKLGALIVLPMKQGLESCVQGGISWQGKLSREMLVSIFWHDNPVHDGAVIIQGNQVTDVGVILPLSKRQDLPSYFGTRHRAAMGLAEQSDARVIVVSEETRKISLLKENRIYDINDSHVLETLLNGDLGTEPSHTGVRRRTMELTIAAVICLFSVTGVWLSFSRGVEILANREVPIEFTNLQPKMEINTSSFNSVKLLVSGARPLIQSMGLDQIKVKVDISKAVPGPNVITIEKSNILLPPGIQLKQVEPSQVEVTVDILENKSLVVQPDWTGKLKEGLILESTRAVPETVMVTGASLGLKEISTLFTQPIPLEGITASGNLSTGFDLGQSNLKLMEPAKKNVVIYYQVKHRAGPEIPPSPDTP, from the coding sequence ATGGACACTATTACCAACATCATCTCCGGGCTGCGCTGGCAGGATCTTTTTGATATTTTATTCAACAGTTACGTCCTGTTCCGTCTCTATGTCCTGTTCCGCGGCACCAACGTCATCAGGGTGCTCATCGTTATCAGCCTTCTTTGGTTTGTGCAGCAAACCGCACTTGCCATGGGACTGATCATTACAAGCTGGGCCATACAGGGGATCATCACCATTGGCGCCTTTGTAATTATCATTGTGTTCAGAAATGAAATTTCAAGTGTTCTCCAGACCAAAAGCTTTAAGTCTTTCTTCTGGGGAATTCCCCGGCATCAGTTTCAAACTCCCGTGTCCATTATTGTTGAAAGTGTATATGAACTGTCCCGGAGAAAACTCGGTGCCCTGATTGTTCTGCCTATGAAACAGGGACTTGAGAGCTGTGTCCAGGGAGGAATTTCATGGCAGGGAAAACTCTCCCGGGAGATGCTGGTAAGCATTTTCTGGCATGACAACCCGGTCCATGACGGTGCCGTCATCATCCAGGGAAACCAGGTAACCGATGTGGGAGTAATTTTACCCCTGTCCAAACGTCAGGACCTGCCCTCTTATTTTGGAACCCGCCACCGGGCTGCCATGGGACTTGCAGAACAGAGTGATGCCAGGGTCATCGTGGTGTCTGAAGAGACAAGAAAAATATCCCTGCTCAAAGAAAACCGAATCTACGACATCAATGACAGCCATGTTCTAGAGACATTGTTGAACGGTGACCTGGGTACAGAACCCTCCCATACAGGGGTAAGACGTCGAACAATGGAACTGACCATCGCCGCCGTGATTTGCCTTTTCAGTGTTACCGGAGTCTGGCTCAGTTTCTCCAGGGGCGTTGAAATCCTGGCAAACCGGGAGGTACCCATTGAGTTCACAAACCTTCAACCGAAAATGGAGATCAACACATCTTCATTCAACAGCGTAAAACTCCTGGTCAGTGGCGCAAGGCCCCTGATTCAGTCCATGGGTCTGGATCAGATCAAGGTTAAAGTCGACATCTCAAAAGCTGTTCCAGGGCCCAATGTGATAACCATCGAAAAAAGCAATATCCTTCTCCCCCCTGGTATCCAGTTAAAACAGGTGGAACCTTCACAGGTCGAGGTCACCGTGGATATCCTTGAGAATAAAAGCCTGGTTGTTCAACCCGACTGGACAGGAAAACTCAAGGAAGGACTCATTCTTGAATCCACAAGGGCCGTTCCGGAAACCGTTATGGTGACCGGTGCAAGCCTTGGATTAAAGGAGATATCAACCCTGTTCACTCAACCCATCCCACTTGAAGGCATCACCGCCTCAGGCAACCTGTCAACTGGTTTTGATCTGGGTCAGTCAAACCTCAAACTGATGGAGCCTGCCAAGAAAAACGTCGTCATTTACTATCAGGTAAAACATCGTGCCGGGCCAGAGATCCCACCTTCACCCGATACACCCTGA
- a CDS encoding MFS transporter, whose amino-acid sequence MKNQPMDLKKNPMYLYLMVLVIASTGGLHVWRTLFDNFAVNVIHLDGEHVGVLQSVREIPGFLSLLVVYVLLIFKEHRLSALSVIIMGVGVAATGIYPSFYGLMLTTLVMSFGFHYFETTNQSMTLQYFDTLTAPLVFGRLRSLAAVSNIVAGTFVFVLAPLLSYAQIYLVCGAVIIGAGCWALTRNPTDKELTVQRKDMVFKRKYWLFYALTFMAGARRQIFIAFAVFLLVKKFQFSIQEIAVLFFVNNVVNYFLSPFIGRCIVRFGERRVLSLEYFSLILVFLAYAVVDSKWVVAILYIFDHIFFNFAIAIRTFFQKISDPEDIAPSMAVGFTINHIAAVVLPVIGGMLWIVDYRIPFIGGAAMSFVSLVLVQQITSQLKQHS is encoded by the coding sequence ATGAAAAATCAACCGATGGATTTGAAAAAAAATCCCATGTACCTCTATCTCATGGTGCTTGTCATCGCCTCAACAGGCGGGCTCCATGTGTGGCGGACCCTTTTTGATAATTTTGCCGTGAATGTGATCCATCTGGATGGTGAGCATGTGGGCGTGCTGCAGTCTGTGAGGGAGATTCCGGGTTTTCTTTCGCTTCTGGTGGTCTATGTGCTCCTGATCTTCAAGGAACACAGACTGTCGGCTCTTTCTGTTATCATCATGGGCGTTGGCGTGGCGGCAACGGGTATCTATCCGAGTTTCTACGGCCTGATGTTAACCACACTTGTGATGAGTTTCGGGTTTCATTATTTTGAAACCACCAACCAGTCCATGACTCTGCAATACTTTGATACCCTCACGGCGCCCCTTGTGTTTGGGCGCTTAAGAAGTCTTGCCGCTGTGAGCAACATCGTTGCCGGCACCTTTGTCTTTGTCCTGGCGCCGCTTCTTTCCTATGCCCAGATTTACCTGGTGTGCGGAGCCGTAATCATCGGCGCAGGCTGCTGGGCCTTGACCAGAAATCCCACGGACAAGGAACTGACGGTGCAGCGCAAGGATATGGTTTTTAAACGAAAATACTGGCTTTTTTACGCCTTAACCTTTATGGCCGGGGCCCGGCGACAGATTTTCATAGCCTTTGCCGTGTTTCTCCTGGTCAAGAAATTTCAGTTCTCTATCCAGGAAATCGCTGTGCTTTTCTTTGTCAACAATGTGGTCAACTATTTTTTAAGCCCTTTCATTGGGCGATGCATTGTCCGGTTCGGGGAGCGGCGGGTTCTTTCACTGGAGTATTTCAGCCTTATCCTTGTCTTTCTGGCCTATGCTGTGGTGGATTCCAAGTGGGTGGTGGCGATTCTCTATATCTTTGATCACATTTTCTTTAATTTTGCCATTGCCATCCGGACTTTTTTCCAGAAGATTTCAGATCCTGAGGATATTGCTCCGAGCATGGCTGTGGGGTTCACCATCAATCACATCGCCGCCGTGGTACTGCCAGTCATCGGCGGCATGCTCTGGATCGTGGATTACAGGATTCCTTTTATCGGCGGTGCGGCCATGAGTTTTGTTTCCCTGGTCCTTGTCCAGCAGATCACCAGTCAGCTCAAACAGCATTCCTGA
- the prxU gene encoding thioredoxin-dependent peroxiredoxin (Most members of this family contain a selenocysteine.) — MGEELKAGCARPTGGPVGETVPEKKSEIETEKKEVSSMIKVGRKAPDFTAPGYQNGKFTNVKLSDHLGKWVVLCFYPGDFTFVUATEISAVAEKYSEFKDLGVEVLSMSIDSIFVHKMWNDHELSKMVEGGVPFPMLSDAGGKVGTVYGVYDEDAGVEARGRFLIDPDGIVQGFEVLTPPVGRNVSETFRQIQAFQLVRASKGTEATPSGWRPGKAVLKPGPDLVGNVWKEWKTEMAFD, encoded by the coding sequence ATGGGGGAAGAACTAAAGGCTGGATGTGCCCGACCAACGGGTGGTCCGGTGGGAGAAACGGTTCCTGAAAAAAAATCTGAAATTGAAACTGAAAAAAAGGAGGTCTCATCCATGATAAAGGTTGGCAGAAAAGCACCTGACTTTACAGCACCCGGATATCAAAATGGTAAATTCACTAATGTCAAATTGTCAGATCACCTTGGCAAATGGGTTGTTCTCTGTTTTTATCCTGGTGACTTTACCTTTGTATGAGCCACAGAAATTTCAGCAGTTGCTGAAAAATATTCTGAGTTCAAGGATCTTGGCGTAGAGGTGTTGTCCATGAGTATTGACAGCATATTTGTACACAAGATGTGGAATGACCATGAATTGTCCAAAATGGTTGAAGGCGGGGTTCCCTTTCCCATGCTGTCCGATGCCGGTGGGAAGGTTGGAACGGTCTATGGGGTTTATGATGAGGATGCAGGTGTTGAAGCCCGGGGCCGGTTTCTTATTGATCCTGATGGCATTGTCCAGGGGTTTGAAGTGTTGACCCCGCCTGTGGGAAGAAATGTCAGCGAGACCTTCCGGCAGATTCAGGCTTTTCAGCTTGTCAGGGCCTCCAAGGGAACCGAGGCGACCCCGTCCGGCTGGCGCCCGGGCAAGGCTGTTCTCAAGCCCGGACCTGACTTGGTCGGTAATGTCTGGAAAGAGTGGAAAACTGAAATGGCCTTTGATTAA